One Nothobranchius furzeri strain GRZ-AD chromosome 7, NfurGRZ-RIMD1, whole genome shotgun sequence genomic window, tacataacagactttttaacagacaaatttgtcgcattctcctacacctcttcacgggctcgccacagtaaatattctatttggcaagagataaactttattgtatttatcctagtgaatctataattaaacgggtaaactagtagtagcacatccaacatcaaagaaagtaaaatgttattatcaggagagggagaatgtttaagtggttagcagcagtgtgctagccgatggccccctccatgaggccaccacagctcagcaaaacgtcattgtagcttcttctggggagaaaaacacttagagaaaaaataaagttaacagctgaaatagcaggaaataatacagttaaagagcagattgtagaagaaagaaacccctgggttaaactggtctgtctactgcataatgctgaactctaacatgtgtcctcagggaaggacctgattggtgtccagaacctgctgaagaagcaccaggctctgcaggctgagatcacaggtcatgaacctcgcatcaaggctgtcacccagaaaggagagaccatggtggaagaaggtagagcaggtctggtcctgacatgtttctgaggtgtctgcaggttctggctcactttttttgggtccaggtcacttcgctggtgaggaagtgaagactaaactgtgggagcttcatggacgttgggacacgctgaaggccaaggcgtcccagaggaggcaggacctggaggactctctgcaggccaagcagtactttgcggatgctaatgaggccgagtcctggatgagggagaaggagcccatcgttggaagtccagactaagggaaagacgaggacttggccgaggtatggaagtcccttcctgagaaactccaatcgcttttctttgctctctttccagtccttcataattagtgtttctgtatttggcatttccttcggttgtctaccagacatcgttgctcgtttgagcgtctcatgggttaggagtagaagtgctggcctcgcacaggaagtgatgacaaacgtgttcccgtcgctcttatttcaaacggtttacaagctgtgatgtgtgttcccgctgcagagcagccatgacacgtggcagccggcagaaggctcacgcttttccactaaacacccgcagagctacgtctgcggtgaactgagcagggtttgttttacggtggcggatccgattggaccatcgctgcgagaaagctccacttgtgtcagacgagctgaaggttctgatgttctgctccacaggctctcctgaagaagcacgaggccctgatgtcggacctgtcggcttacggcagcagcatccaggccctgaaggagcaggcccagtcctgcagggtgagttcagaatcctcggcccgtcagaacattcttatccaccacgttctaacaccagacctgttaacccgacagcaacaagataatcagcaggtgcttttgtcctgcaggacctgaaggccaatgagtcccgcctgagggacatcaacaaggtggcatctgaactggagtcagaaggtctgatggctgaggaggctcctatggttcaggctcaggt contains:
- the LOC139070584 gene encoding spectrin alpha chain, non-erythrocytic 1-like, which encodes MSDLSAYGSSIQALKEQAQSCRDLKANESRLRDINKVASELESEGLMAEEAPMVQAQQQEHLGSAPGKDEADSNTASPWKTVRLGVQTTANFNSIKVRGSSSLPV